aatgGAATTGACATGGAACTGCTATTCAAATCATGTGATATATCACTATATATTCATGACGCGTAAACAGTAGAATATGGAAAAATGTCCCAATTTAAGACATTTCTTGCTGTATTGTCCTGAAGCTACGCGTACCCGTTATCCTGCAGCTAGACAATCCCCAGTAGCCTAAATGGAATGCGTTGGCTTTTGTCATgtcctttttttctttgccCCTGAGAGACTGCAGTACAGCAGTGGGATCAATTTTCCCAATTAGgaaatttcttcaaaacaaaatcaaggACATTTGGTGGTAACCTTTTAGCCACCACTTCGTGAGTTTTGCTCaaaatttcatattttttttttcactttttttttgctttcttcCATCCAAAGGACTggaaaataatagaaatttcaatttgttaTATAATTGCTGGGATCGAGTTTGTTGCTGAATAGTCGCTGATCGCCAGGGATCAAACACTGATAGCAGGTTTTCTTGAACAAACAGATTTAAGtgccaaattttttttttttagcaggaataaaagaaaaaaaataacgtTTACTGGAAATACTTGTAATAAAAAGGAAACAATAGAGACGAACGacaaataataagaaatgGGTTTGTTTGCTTCCAAGTTGTTTAGCAACCTGTTTGGTTCTAAAGAAATGCGTATTCTTATGGTTGGTCTAGATGGTGCTGGTAAGACCACTGTTCTTTACAAGTTGAAATTGGGTGAAGTTATCACCACTATTCCAACCATTGGTTTCAATGTCGAGACTGTGCAATACAAGAACATTTCCTTCACTGTCTGGGATGTGGGTGGACAAGACAGAATCAGATCTCTATGGAGACACTACTACAGAAACACCGAAGGTGTTATCTTCGTTGTTGACTCTAACGATAGATCCCGTATTGGTGAAGCCAGAGAGGTTATGCAAAGAATGTTGAACGAGGATGAATTGAGAAACGCCGTGTGGTTAGTGTTCGCCAACAAGCAAGATTTGCCAGAAGCCATGTCTGCTGCCGAAATTACCGAAAAGCTTGGTCTACACTCCATAAGAAACCGCCCATGGTTCATCCAAGCCACTTGTGCTACTTCCGGTGAAGGTTTGTATGAAGGTTTGGAATGGTTGAGTAACAACTTGAGCAACCAATCATGAATCAGATAAAAAAAGGGAACAGAACTAAAAACTATAGAAAAAAAGCAATGATTCAACATTGATCATTGCCTCtatccatttttttatcttttacTTCCTGTTATTATAACATCGCATTGCTCAATACTATCTGAACAAAAAACTATTTTTCTCAAGCtaattattactattactatttttattactCTTCTCACTCCATTCTTAATCtgaattaaaaatatactaGACTCCCATTCAGATCTTCATCGCTCTTTCCGCCCAAATTGTAACGCTCAGTTTTATTTCTACATTGATTCCAATATACCCGCTAGTTAATGATGTCAAATGCCAGCTTTCTGGATAAAGTCTACAACTTCATGAGCTAAGGAGGAAAATCGCCAAGTAGAACCTGATATGAAGAATTGATCCTACTCAATTCTCATAATAGGAAGGGAAAGTACTATACGAATTTCCGTATTAGAGATCACACCCATTGCCGGCTTTGAATATTACGGGAATCAATTATAAACGGGCCATTAATTGGTGGGTTCGATGGACGATTTCAGACATACAACAAAGGAACTTTATAAAAAACTACAACATATATATGTGCGACattatcctttttttttctctctatcatatatatcatatatacAATAGTGTATCACTACGTTCTACAACCGTAAAGGAAATGAATAACTCACTGCTAGCAGTGTTTATATTTGATTAAGAATTAACCGAGAAAAATAGTCATTGATTCAATTTAGCCCTCGAAGTCATGCAATTGATTAGATGTATCGTAATCCCCTGCAATCTCTTCCATATTGACACCATTTGTGCACTACCTTAGAATGTGACACAGTGGTGCAATCTATCAACGACTTGATCATTTTCTTGTGACTGCTTTGGCACTCAGCCATAGTATTGCAACGGTTTCCTAATTTGGGTTGTTGATAACACCCATACACCATGAAGTAGTTAGTGTCATATGGGTACACCGTTTTCTAGACTAGGAGCCAAATTTACTAAATCAGGAAAGTTTCTTAATATATTTACCCTGCCGTAATCCTCATATCTTGAGATTGTAGGCCCTAAGTTGCGACTGAATGGCACTAGAGGTAGTTTACTCTAGTAGAATGTGTAATGGCCCTCTCGACTGTTTCTGGGACCTACGCCCCAACGTGGGCTCTCTACACCGAGCCAGGCTTCCGTCTACACAGTGCCCATCCCATTGGCAAGAGTAAACTCCTTACCTCGACCCGCACCCTGACCAGGGGAGCGGTTGGCACCACTTCCGGCCTGCCATCTCCACTTTCGCTTAGCACCGTTCCTACCAAGGCAGTAGGATGAGCAGCCTCTGTACCACCTCCCCTCTAGATTCACCCTTCACAGAATACTACACTCCTCATACCCCCCCATCATGGGCCCAACCGTAGTCTGCAACTACCATTGCCCTCCAGAGAGAGATGCCCAGCCTAACATCCCCTTTCCACGCCCACAGCAAACGCCGGCCTAGCTGAGCCTAGCTCAGCCTAGCTGGGTCCATCTGAATCTGCTTTGAGCCTAGGAGGGCCTAGCAGGTAAGCTGCTAGACAGAAAGACCCTCTCTCTAGCCGGCCTAGAGCATCCCACTAGAATGTTCGGACAGTTACCACAATCACCATGGACGACTAAATGTGGGCAGCAAACACCGCAACGATCCACAGGAGAGACTTTGCCTTCTACTGCAGTTTGTTACCAGACTCTCCCATCTGTGCGGTTCTTTCACTGTACCATTATCGAGCCTCTCTTCATCTCTTTTTTTCCACTTCCCAAAGAgagtttcaaaatttcGCTTGTGGCCAGAGACAGAGCCCACCAtttgtgaaaaatttcCCACATCATCACTTGTTAGCATAGAATAAGAGAATACATAGCGTTTCTATATAAGAATAGTATCGTTAATTTCAGCTATTTCTTAGTTGAATCACAGCTCAAGACAGTCGATTGTAACCAAAATGGTATGTTAACCTCtcacaaaatgaaatacaCGCCGAATACTATGAGAAGACAGGAAAAGCAATAGCAGAAACGGAAAAACCTGACACAGCAAAgttgttgatgaagaagatactTATGTGTTATAACGTGGAGCATATAATGATCATATTCGTTTCTAGTAGATCTATATGAGGCGATTACTGCTTTTCTCAAGTATGCTATGGAGAACCCATTTACTAACAtggaaatttttttattaccTTTTCACCTCTTACTTTGGGACATTTATGAACATATGAACAAAACGTCGAgtcaaataaaatacatgGGAACATACGCAAACCGAAGAGTCGGATTACAAACTGGAAACTTTCATGGTGTACCTCTAATAGTTGACAGCAATAGATTTGAATATGAATAATTTCAGAAGATACTACAAGAATACACATTTGCACCAAACAACTTTTTATAAAAAACAGAATGACGAACAATAAAAGACGTATTACTGGGTTTGGAATATCGTACTACGGGGAGGCGTGTGGATATCCCATTGATATAATGTTAAGCAAGTCGATTTTTGATGTTTTTCAATTCGTGAATGTCTCCTAGTGTGAAGTTtagaagaaatataattaatattaatacaGGCCGGTGTTAAAGCTTACGAACTAAGAACCAAGTCTAAGGAACAATTGGAAAACCAATTGTTGTCCTTGAAGAAGGAATTGGCTGAATTGCAGGTCCAAAAGTTGTCCAGACCATCTTTGCCAAAGATCCACACCGTTAGAAAGGACATTGCCCGTGTCTTGACTATCATCAACGAACAACAAAGAGAAGCTGTCAGACAACTATACAAGGGTAAGAAGTACCAACCAAAGGACATGAGAGCTAAGAAGACCAGAGCTTTGAGAAGAGCTTTGACCAAGTTCGAAGCTACCAGAGTCACTgagaagcaaaagaagaagcaaatTGCTTTCCCACAAAGAAAGTACGCTATCAAGGCTTAAACTTATTTCAGGAAATAATTTaatcattttcaaaatactCCCTTTTTTGTAGAAATAGTTATAATCTGGTAGGTATATCTTTCATAATCCAATACACAATCATActataataataacttcTGTCATAAAATGACGAGAACTGTTCCATGGAACATAGTAACACCATCAATCTTGATGCAATATACTTTTATGCctaattaatatataattttataAGAGTGATACGAAATCACTTTAATTGCATATAATATGACTGGTAAtctatttcttcatcttcttatttttcttgtattcttcaattttctgCTTCAACTCCGTGTTTGGAATAACTTGTTCCAATTTCAATGGCATTCTGTTAAATGGATCAGTTGAGTCACTTAATAGATGTGCCTTGATTGTTGCTCTATCGATGTTAACCTTAGATGTTGGTAAAGTCACTGGATCTTTCATAATAGTGTACATTAACGGATCCAAAAATTCTTCGGGGGCATCTCCATATTccatatcttcttcttcttcggCGTTCTTCCTTTCCTCGGCTTTCAATGCCAGGTTCATTAACTTGTCACAGAATTCAGGTGATACAAGACCAATTTTACTTTGTAAAATATGCACCGCTCTTTCAAATAGTGCTGTATCAAATGATCTGGAGTCTCTTGCAATTGCACTTATGAACTCATCTTCTCCTGCAAGATTAACATATACAGTTGTCAACGCTTTTAATAATTGTTTGGGATGAAACGAGTACTTCTCAGGATTTTTTACCTTAAGCTCTCCACACTTAGGGCCAACTAATGACACGAGATTATAGTTCAACATACTTGCTAGACGGTCCACAATTTCGGAGCTACAGAAAGCAGAAGGAATATCAGCGGTAAAAATCTCGAATAACTTAAGAGACTTCCCGGCCAGACCACAGGATGATTTTGCTTGTCTTTCTGCAGACATCAGCTTACTCTGTAGTTCCTGATCATTTTCTTCCCTAGTTGGCTGATTACCTTTGGctctgttttcaatttcattttgaatgTTATGAACATCTGCTAGACTACTTAAACCTTCATCCAAAAGGAAGGTTAAATCATTTAACATACGCGCAACAAAtctgataaaaaaatcacTGTTCTTTTGTGATTGCCAAATCAATTGATTTTTGTACAGTGGTATCCTTGAATACAATTCCTCCAAAATAATTGAGATGCTGTATCTACTATTGAATTTATCATAAAATTGAGATGATGATCCTgttttttcaacaataaCATAAAAGTCTAACAATGCGTAAAGCAAGTTTTCTTTAATAAGTTCGTCATGCTCAAATATTTCCATCATAAAACCAGGTGAACCATCAGTTAACGGCATTGCTCCAACACTAAATAGTTGCACCAGTTTACCCTTTAAATGTGGGTTTGAAACCAACTCTGGGCAACGTAAAATGGTAGTACCAAATTCCAGGAAGGATTGTAATCTTGGATTTCTGAACAAAGGAGAAGTTGAATATTGGGCAATATACAACGCATAATTGATTGGTCCTTCCACACAGAATTCTGGATAATATTTGAATGGGACTGGCGCATTCTTTCTTAAATATTCTGCATTATCGACATTTTCAAAACCAACTTGATCAGGTATCAAAGGCAACTTGAAAGCCTGAGCAGGATACTGGTGGTTAGGATCAATCACTCTCATTAAGAATGTAGAAGCACCACATATAAAGTCAAATACCTCTAATTGCATGTTACGGTGCGTAAAAAATCCTTGAAGAGCAGACCGTATCGATTGTGTTATCTTTAGTGTCTTTTCCATTTGTTTTAGTTGCATATTAGCAAATGAAGCGAACATATCTTGTGAATTTGCGGCTTCTTTAactctttcaatttcttctcttaACCGTTTCAATTGTGGCGTTATCTTTTCATCATACAATAAAGTACCTCCTAGACCATACTGTAAATACGTTAAAGttaagaaaaaacaatctgaaataaaatttggTTTCATTTCAGCATCTTTTTTATTCCTATCATAAAATTCATCAGCCTCTTTGAAATCAGAGTTCAATCTTGTTTCCTGGGATAGATCAAGATATAGATTCAATGTGTTAAAATAGTTTACATCAATCTTATCAATTTTCTTGTAAGATACATCCAAAAATGGTTGCGAGAACTTTACTAAAATTAGAGTAATATTTGTCATGAAAGCATTAGAAGCCAGCTTATTTTGATTGGCATGGTCACCTCTTCGCAGATGGTTCTTATTGACAATTTGTGCAAAGTAACTGATCATATCAGATCTTGATTCTTCAGAACCTCTAATAATTTTgtcaataacaaaaaatagaCGTTCAATAATGACTTTATGTTCTGCTTGCAAGGATTCATGAATAATCATTGTTT
The Nakaseomyces glabratus chromosome J, complete sequence genome window above contains:
- a CDS encoding uncharacterized protein (CAGL0J09064g~Ortholog(s) have GTPase activity, role in ER to Golgi vesicle-mediated transport, Golgi to plasma membrane transport, macroautophagy and Golgi apparatus, cytosol localization) is translated as MGLFASKLFSNLFGSKEMRILMVGLDGAGKTTVLYKLKLGEVITTIPTIGFNVETVQYKNISFTVWDVGGQDRIRSLWRHYYRNTEGVIFVVDSNDRSRIGEAREVMQRMLNEDELRNAVWLVFANKQDLPEAMSAAEITEKLGLHSIRNRPWFIQATCATSGEGLYEGLEWLSNNLSNQS
- a CDS encoding 60S ribosomal protein uL29 (CAGL0J09086g~Ortholog(s) have role in maturation of LSU-rRNA from tricistronic rRNA transcript (SSU-rRNA, 5.8S rRNA, LSU-rRNA) and cytosolic large ribosomal subunit, nucleolus, preribosome, large subunit precursor localization), producing the protein MAGVKAYELRTKSKEQLENQLLSLKKELAELQVQKLSRPSLPKIHTVRKDIARVLTIINEQQREAVRQLYKGKKYQPKDMRAKKTRALRRALTKFEATRVTEKQKKKQIAFPQRKYAIKA
- the UFD2 gene encoding ubiquitin-ubiquitin ligase UFD2 (CAGL0J09108g~Ortholog(s) have cytoplasm, nucleus localization), producing MELIIEDIFQVKLPGSETNNPQYTVLSDEIDRNIDGIILAQLTENEQLLEPFAYLNNCYNRTLTRRRKNKNAKELQSSFDEIETLLVGYGLVAFQIEEFCMNGNFKNYIKKIIEKVDDYTNFIPKIIERANQEGSLLEFLTNVFTNLQFYLTKDMAMFDINDSMTYNNTLSIYEMFLTFKPVAAIFTKVEGFFADYNCKANEFEKVTILGPILTLSPLNPNVALRNYGDNLERSKQQTMIIHESLQAEHKVIIERLFFVIDKIIRGSEESRSDMISYFAQIVNKNHLRRGDHANQNKLASNAFMTNITLILVKFSQPFLDVSYKKIDKIDVNYFNTLNLYLDLSQETRLNSDFKEADEFYDRNKKDAEMKPNFISDCFFLTLTYLQYGLGGTLLYDEKITPQLKRLREEIERVKEAANSQDMFASFANMQLKQMEKTLKITQSIRSALQGFFTHRNMQLEVFDFICGASTFLMRVIDPNHQYPAQAFKLPLIPDQVGFENVDNAEYLRKNAPVPFKYYPEFCVEGPINYALYIAQYSTSPLFRNPRLQSFLEFGTTILRCPELVSNPHLKGKLVQLFSVGAMPLTDGSPGFMMEIFEHDELIKENLLYALLDFYVIVEKTGSSSQFYDKFNSRYSISIILEELYSRIPLYKNQLIWQSQKNSDFFIRFVARMLNDLTFLLDEGLSSLADVHNIQNEIENRAKGNQPTREENDQELQSKLMSAERQAKSSCGLAGKSLKLFEIFTADIPSAFCSSEIVDRLASMLNYNLVSLVGPKCGELKVKNPEKYSFHPKQLLKALTTVYVNLAGEDEFISAIARDSRSFDTALFERAVHILQSKIGLVSPEFCDKLMNLALKAEERKNAEEEEDMEYGDAPEEFLDPLMYTIMKDPVTLPTSKVNIDRATIKAHLLSDSTDPFNRMPLKLEQVIPNTELKQKIEEYKKNKKMKK